The following are encoded together in the Candidatus Flexicrinis proximus genome:
- a CDS encoding cystathionine beta-synthase yields the protein MTFAPLSEAVHSDFPVVPQIHDNILGTLGNTPLVRLNRLARGLRCQIVAKVEYFNPGGSVKDRIGITIIDDAERNGLLKPGGTVVEATSGNTGVGLAIAATLKGYKCVFVMPDKMSEEKIRVLRAYGARVVVTPTNVEPEDPRSYYSVARQIHADTPNSILANQYHNPINPLSHFDATGPEIWRQTAGQIDVFVAGMGTGGTICGVGKYLKQVNPKVQVVGIDPIGSILYDAFYTGKFTDAHVYKTEGIGEDFIPSNYDFSVIDDMVKVSDKETMLMTRRLVREEGIFGGMSSGSAVAGAIRYAADRDLGPDKLVVVLLPDSGSRYLSKVFDDNWMREHRFLESDWADVTVATVLARKPQTALVTALDTDPVGDVVAKLKSADISQLPVVGERGQLVGLVNEVGLLSFLLRESGSDAARRPIKDAGVIDPSVLTLLPNTPVESVMSVFTSNKIALVTENDGDDKRPIGILTQIDLLDLLAAR from the coding sequence ATGACCTTTGCGCCCTTAAGCGAGGCCGTACATTCCGATTTTCCCGTTGTGCCGCAAATCCATGACAATATCCTCGGCACCCTGGGCAATACACCCTTGGTCCGTCTCAACCGTCTCGCGCGCGGACTGCGCTGCCAGATCGTCGCAAAAGTCGAATACTTCAACCCCGGCGGCTCGGTAAAAGACCGCATCGGTATCACGATCATTGACGATGCCGAGCGCAACGGACTGCTCAAGCCCGGCGGCACGGTCGTCGAAGCCACCAGCGGCAATACCGGCGTCGGTCTTGCCATCGCCGCCACGCTCAAAGGCTATAAGTGCGTCTTTGTCATGCCCGACAAGATGAGCGAGGAGAAGATCCGCGTGCTGCGTGCCTATGGCGCACGAGTGGTCGTCACGCCGACAAACGTCGAGCCGGAAGACCCGCGCAGCTACTACAGCGTCGCCCGGCAGATCCATGCGGATACGCCCAACAGCATCCTGGCTAACCAGTATCACAACCCGATCAATCCGCTCTCGCACTTCGATGCCACCGGGCCTGAAATCTGGCGGCAGACGGCGGGGCAGATCGACGTATTCGTCGCCGGCATGGGCACCGGCGGGACGATCTGCGGCGTAGGTAAGTACCTGAAGCAGGTCAACCCGAAAGTGCAGGTGGTCGGCATCGACCCGATTGGCTCGATCCTGTACGACGCGTTCTATACCGGGAAGTTCACCGACGCACATGTCTACAAAACGGAAGGCATCGGCGAGGATTTCATCCCGTCGAACTACGATTTCAGCGTGATCGACGACATGGTGAAGGTATCCGATAAGGAAACGATGCTGATGACCCGCCGCCTTGTCCGCGAAGAAGGGATCTTCGGCGGCATGTCCTCCGGTTCGGCCGTGGCCGGCGCGATCCGCTACGCCGCCGACAGGGATCTCGGCCCCGATAAACTGGTCGTGGTGCTGCTGCCAGACAGCGGCTCGCGCTATCTGAGCAAGGTTTTTGACGACAATTGGATGCGTGAGCACCGCTTCCTGGAGTCGGATTGGGCGGACGTAACCGTTGCGACGGTGCTGGCACGCAAACCGCAGACGGCGCTGGTGACGGCACTCGATACCGACCCGGTCGGCGATGTGGTCGCCAAACTCAAGAGCGCGGACATCTCGCAACTCCCGGTAGTCGGCGAGCGCGGCCAACTGGTCGGGCTGGTCAATGAAGTCGGCCTGCTCAGTTTCCTGCTGCGCGAGTCGGGTTCCGATGCCGCGCGCCGTCCGATCAAAGATGCCGGGGTGATCGACCCGTCAGTGCTTACGCTCCTGCCCAACACGCCAGTCGAAAGTGTGATGAGCGTCTTCACGTCTAACAAGATCGCGCTGGTCACCGAAAATGATGGCGATGACAAGCGACCAATCGGTATCCTGACGCAGATTGACCTGCTCGACCTGCTGGCGGCGCGGTAG
- a CDS encoding aminoglycoside phosphotransferase family protein, with protein sequence MLERPEIADGALAACLRRDYGIEAGSIEFLPLGYDFSAAVYRVTDRDRRAYFLKVRFAPLNPLSVSVPRMLNAAGVPEAVAPLPTITGRRWGEVERHAALLYPFIEGEGHYSMTLTPALWRDFGGILRRIHAAPIDGDIADTLPRETFTPNARYSDAIHHIHALMGDREFDNAYDRQFADFWLTNQDVISRVHERAKAIGRMLEARRPTFVLCHADIHKGNLLREPNGRLHVVDWDQPILAPKERDFVFILDGDPDSPTVEDTLFMEGYGAAEIDRLALAYYRYEWAMQDIGSFGETILLTDAVGDETKRGSMHWFTLMFEPGERIDAADRLARSLSF encoded by the coding sequence ATGCTAGAAAGACCAGAGATTGCAGACGGGGCGCTCGCCGCGTGCCTGCGCCGCGATTACGGCATCGAGGCCGGCTCGATCGAGTTTCTGCCGCTCGGTTATGATTTCAGCGCTGCGGTGTACCGCGTAACAGACCGCGATAGGCGTGCCTATTTCCTCAAGGTCCGGTTCGCGCCGCTCAATCCCCTGAGCGTGAGCGTGCCACGGATGCTTAACGCAGCGGGTGTGCCGGAAGCCGTTGCGCCGCTCCCGACAATTACGGGACGGCGGTGGGGCGAGGTTGAGCGTCACGCCGCCCTGCTCTATCCCTTCATCGAAGGCGAAGGTCACTACAGCATGACGCTGACCCCGGCACTGTGGCGCGATTTTGGCGGCATCCTACGGCGCATCCACGCCGCGCCGATCGATGGCGACATCGCGGATACACTCCCCCGCGAGACCTTCACGCCGAACGCCCGATACAGCGATGCCATCCACCACATCCACGCGCTGATGGGAGACCGCGAATTCGACAATGCCTATGACCGGCAGTTCGCCGACTTCTGGTTGACGAATCAAGACGTGATCAGCCGTGTACACGAGCGCGCCAAAGCAATTGGCCGGATGCTGGAAGCGAGGCGACCGACCTTCGTGTTATGTCACGCCGACATCCACAAAGGCAACCTGCTGCGCGAACCGAACGGCCGCTTGCATGTGGTCGACTGGGATCAACCCATTCTCGCCCCGAAAGAGCGCGACTTCGTCTTCATCCTCGATGGTGATCCAGACAGCCCAACCGTCGAGGACACACTGTTCATGGAAGGTTACGGCGCGGCGGAAATCGACCGGCTCGCGCTTGCCTATTACCGCTACGAATGGGCGATGCAGGATATCGGATCGTTCGGTGAGACGATTCTCCTGACGGATGCAGTCGGGGACGAAACGAAGCGCGGCTCGATGCACTGGTTCACGCTAATGTTCGAGCCAGGGGAGCGGATCGACGCGGCGGATAGGCTGGCGCGAAGCCTATCGTTTTAG